A window of Chloroflexota bacterium genomic DNA:
ACCACACCCGCGTCACGCCGCACCCCCGACGACGGTTCCGGCGTCGGCCGCCGGGGATGACTCGCTCGCAGTGTCGGTGGGGGTCGCGACGGGGACCTCCGGGATCCGGCCCGGCCGATACTCGAGGCCGGCCACCGTGATCGACACGACTCCCACCTCGCGCCGGAGGTCGCGACGGACCGCGTAGCGCACCGCCGAATCGACCTGCCGAGCCACCTCGGCGACCGGCAACCCGGAGGCGACTTCGAGCGCGAGCCCGATCCGCAGCGAGCCGTCGATCGCGATGTCGATCCCGGGTTCCCTGCCGGTCACGCGACGGACGACGCTGGCCCGGATGCCGCGATCGGCGAACCCGACGACGCCATAACTGTGGCGGACCGCTGCGGCGACGATCTCCTCGATCGCCCGCCGGGTCACGACCGAGCGACCGGTCGCGGGACGGTGGACCATGACGATGAGCACCCTCGGTTCGGTCGGGACTCGGACCGACCCGTGGTATGGTACGCGCTCGTCCACGACCGACTCGGCCCCGAACGTCCCACGTTCCGCAATCTTGAGGACCAGTATGGCCCGCGCCTGTGCGATCTGCGCGAAAGTCTCGATGGGTGGCTACAACCCCCAGTCGTCCGGGATGAACCGCGTCCGCGCCCACCGTCGCTACCAGCCCAACCTCCAGCCGCTCCTCGTCTCCGAGGGAGGGGTCGTGTCCAGGCGTCTCGTCTGCACCCGCTGCCGCCGCACCCAGCTGAAGAACGTCCGGTAGCGTCGCTGTCGACGCGGCGAGCCGACCGGCGGTGGCCGGCTCGTCTATCCGTCGTCAGCGCGCCTCGCGCCACGCCCGGGCTTCGTCGAGCCAGGCGGCGCGGGCCGCTCCGAATCGCTCCTCGACGAGCGGCTCTGCGGCGAGCGGCACGCTGAGGTCGTAGTCCCGCTCACCATCGGCCCCGGCCGGCCCGTCCCCACGAAGCATGATCACCGGGATCCCGCCTTCCTCGATGTCCGCCATCGCCCGGGCGGCGATCGGGCGCGGCAGGCGGACGAACGGCGTCCACCGATCGCGCGACACCGGCGCCTTCCCATCGTTCAGGCTGAACTGGTACCCCTCGTCGGCGAGGGTGCGGATGAGGCGGATCTCGCGGGCCATGTCATGGCCCTTGACCCACAGCGCGGACCCGACGGCGAGGATATCGGTCCCCTGCGCGCCGACAAACTCAGCCGTCTCGCGATTGACTCCCCCATCGACATGGATCTCGCCCCCGTGCGCCCGGTGGCGCAGATAGCGTCGCGCCGCCAGGAGCTTCCCGGCCGCGATATCGCGCATGAACGGCTGCCCACCGAAGCCGGGTTCGATGGTCATGATCATGACGATGTCGAGGAGTTCCGCGTACGGCTCGAGCGCCGTGAGCGGCGTCGCGGGCTTGATCGCCAGCCCGGCGGCCCTGCCGGCGGCGTGGATCGCCCGGAGCGTCGGCTCGATGGGTTCGTCGATCTCGACGTGGATCGTGATCGAGTCGCAGCCGGCCTCGAGGTACTCGTCGAGGTAGCGGCCCGGGTCGGTGATCATGAGGTGAGCGTCGAACGGGAGTTCAGTCCGCCGTCGCAGCGCCTTGATCGTCTTCGCCCCGAACGTGAGGTTCGGCACGAAGTGGCCGTCCATCGCGTCGAGGTGGAAGCGATCCGTGCCGGCCCGCTCTGCCCGCCTGATCGCGTTCGCCAGGTTCCCGAAGTCCGCATCGAGGATGCTCGCGGCCACGCGAGCGCGCCCCTCCGCCATCAGGGGGCATCCGCCGCGACCGCGACCCGGGAGCCGCCCCGGCCCGAGCCATCGTCGACGACCGGCGAGGGCTCGCGGCTGCGTTCCCCGCGGAGTGCCGCGGCGCTCGCGATGACGAGCAGTTCGCGGCGGCGTCCGACGGCCCGTGCCGGCGGCTCACCGGCATGCTCGGCCGCGAGCTGGCCGCATGCCGCGCCGATCTCCTGGCCACGGTTCCGCCGGATCGTCACCGGGATGCCGGCAGCCGCGACCAGCCCGGCGAACGCCTCGATCGTCTGCATCGGGCTCGCCGTCCACGGCGTGTGCGCGACGGGGTTCATCGGGATGAGGTTGACATGGGCGAGATCGCCCTGGAGGAGCGTCGCCAGCGCGTCCGCATCGGCCGGGGTGTCGTTCACGCCGGCGATCATCGTGTATTCGTAGCTGATCCGTCGTCCCGTGGCCGCGGCGTGGTCTCGGGCGGCGGACACGACCTCGGCGACCGGCCAGCGCCGATTCAGTGGCACGAGGACGTCACGGAGCGAGTCGCGCGCCGCATGGAGGCTCACCGCGAGGGTGAAGCGCGCACCGAGCGCCGTGAGCCGACGGATCCCCGGCACGACGCCCGAAGTGCTGACGGTGATGTGCCGCGCCCCGAGACCGAACCGCTCCGGGTCGGCGAGGGCCTGGACCGCCTCAAGGACACGGTCGAGGTTGAGGAGCGGCTCTCCCATCCCCATGAAGACGACGTTGGTGACGACGCGCCCGTCGGCCGCCAGACGACGGGCCGCCGCGCGCACCTGGTCGACGATCTCCGCGGTGGTCAGGTCGCGCCCGAAGCCGAGTTCGCCAGTCGCACAGAACGGGCAGCCGACGGCACAGCCGACCTGGCTCGAGATGCAGACGGTGTGCCGCTCCCGGCGACCCACCCGCGGCGGGTAGTGCATGAGGACGGACTCGACGAGGGCGCCGTCGTCGAGTCGATGCAGCGCCTTCTCGGTGGCCCCTCCGTCCGACGGCAGGACCTCCGTCGCCTCGAGTGTGTCGAGGCGGTACGCGCCTGCGATCCGCTCCCGAAGCGCACCCGGCAGCGGATGGAGATCTGCCGCGACGAGCGCGTGGCGACGCCAGAACGCCTCCCCGAGCTGCGCGAGGCGGTAGGCTGGTGCGCCGTTCTCCGCCAGCCACGCGGCGAGGGCCGCCGGGTGGACGCCGGCAAGTCCCGGTCGATCTGTTTCGACGTGCGGGCCGGGCGCGGGGGGCGGTGTCAGGATGCTCGTCATGGGCGCGGATTGTCGCACGAGCCGACCCCGGACTCCGGCGGCCGGCATCCTGCCAGAGGGCAGCCGCGAAGCCCGACCCACCCTGCGTCTCGCCGCCTGCGACCGACCGGCTTCGACCGACCGCCTGCCGTCTCATCTGTTCATCCACCGAACGCTCGGTCCGGGATGGAGCGGTGGCGCCGTGACCATCGTCTCATCAGCTCATCCACCGAACGAGCGAGACGGATCCGGCGCTCGGCGGCGCCTGACACCTCTCGGATCACCTGCCCGCCGCACCAACGTTCCCCCGATGAGCATTTGAGACGCCATCCGGCCTGCGCCACTCCCAGAGGCGGACCGAACCGGGGGTTTCCGCGCATGGATGCACCCCGAGCCCTGCTCAGACGTCCCGAGCCCCTTCAGACGACGCGACCACCGGCGACCGCCGGCCGCCCTCGAGCGAACGCCGATCCTGTCATCGGCCGCCCGCCGGCAGGTTGGACTTCCTCGAGACGGAGCCGGCCCTCGACTGTCACGAGCTCGAGGCCGGCCGTCGCGGCGACGAGTGTCCCGACCGGCGGACGGTCGTGTTCGCCCGTCTCGGGGATGACCTCGACTCGACGAACGATGAGGCGTCCGACCGACGTCTCGAGGTGGGTGCCGGGCCACGGATCGAACGCCCGGACCCGACGCTCGAGATCGCGGGCCGGGACCGTCGGATCGAGCCGGCCGTCGGCCCGTCGAAGCGGCCGCGTCATCGTCGCCGCCGCGGCATCCTGGACGTGGGGCACCAGCGCGCCTGCCAGCCACGGCCCGAGCGTCCGGCCGACGAGAGCGACGCCGACGCGGGCTGCGTGCACCTCGACCTCCGGCGCCCGCTCGCGCCCCGTCAACGGCCAGCGCTCGGCCGCGACGATCGGTCCCGTGTCGATGCCCGCGTCCATGGCGATGATCGTCACCCCGGTCTCCGGGTCGCCCGCGAGGATCGCGGCCGGGATCGGCGACGCGCCGCGCCATCGCGGCAACAGCGACGGGTGGACGTTGAGGATCCCGTGGCCGAGGAGGTCGAGGATCGTCAGGGGCACGATCAACCCATAGTCGGCCAGGACGCCGACATCCGGCCGGAGCTCGGCGATCGCTGCGGCCACGCCCGGATCGCGGAGGGTGGTCGGGGCGATGATGGGGAGGCCGAGGTCGTCGGCCCGAACCCGGACCGGCGCCGGTCGAAGGACGCCGCCTCGACCGCTCGGTCGCTCGGGGATGGTGACGACGCCGACGAGGCGGATCCCCGGTGACGTCGCGAGCCGCTCAAGGATCGGGACCGCGAAGCCGCCCGACCCGAAGAACACGACCCCCGCGGGCTCGCTCACGCGAGTGCGGTGGCGCGCGCCTCGATCTGCTCGTCCTCGTCCCCGGGTCCCACCGCGATCAACTCGTCCATCGAATCGAGGTAGTCGATGTACAGCTTCCCGTCGAGATGATCGAGCTCGTGCTGGAGCGCCCGACCGAGGAGCCCCGACCCGGCCACCCGGACCTCGCGGCCGAAGCGGTTCTGGGCGACGACCCAGACCCGCTCGCGACGGGTGATATAGGCGACGTAGCCGGGGATCGAGAGACAGCCCTCGAGATCGCGGTCGTCGCCGGTCGCGCGCACGATCGCCGGGTTGATGAGCTCGTGGAGCTGGTCCTCGACCTCGATGACGCAGACCCTGAGCGGCTCGCCGAGCTGGGGCGCGGCGAGTCCCACCCCCGGAGCGTGGCGCATCGACTCGGTGAGGTCGTCGAGGAGCTCGTGGAGCGAGCGACCGAAGCTGTCCACGGGAAGGCCCTGGAGACGAAGCCTCGGGTCGCCGAGAAGGACGATCGGTCTGACGCTCATGGCCGCGAAGTATATCGGAGGGCGGCTGCGCCGCCGCTCGGCCGGGACCGACAGCGGCAGGCCATCAGAGCAGCGTCTCCGGGTCGACGTCCACGCTCCATGCTGGCCCGAGTCCACCGTCGAGCAGTGCGACCGGGTCCGTCCCGCGGAGGACCACGTTCCAGCGCCATCGCCCGGCGCGCCGGGCGATGTACGCGGGTGCGGGCCCGATGACCTCGACGGAGAGCCGCCGTTCCGCCGCGAGGATCCGGAGGCGATCGGCCGTCGCCGTCGCCATCGCCTCCGCCACGGTCGGATCCGGGAGTCCGACGGTGAGCTTCACGTACCGCCCGAACGGCGGTGCTCCGTACCGCCGGCGGGCCGTAAGCTCGGCGTCGTAGAACGCCGCGGCGTCCCCCTCCGCGACGGCCCGGATCGCCGGATGATCCGGCTGATACGTCTGGATGATCGCCACTCCCGGTCGATCGCCGCGTCCGGCCCGGCCCGCCGCCTGGGTCAGCAGCTGGTACGTCCGCTCGGCCGACCGCTCGTCCGGCAGGTTGAGGGCGATGTCGGCGGAGACGACGCCGACGAGCGCCACCTCCGGGATGTCGAACCCCTTCGTCACGAGGCTCGTCCCGATGAGCAGATCGAGCCGGCCGTCCGTGAACGCGTCGACGACCCGTTCGGCGCCGCCACGGCGTTCGACGACGTCGCGGTCGAGACGTCCGACCCGGAGTCCAGGGAACCGGGAGCGGACCTCCGCCTCGACCCGCTGGGTCCCGCCGCCGAGGTAGCGGATGCGCGGCGAGCCACAGGCCGGGCAGCGCGTCGCGAGCGGCGCGGCGCGACCGCAGTGATGGCACCGCAACGACATGCCGGCCTGATGGAAGACGAGTGGTCGCGCGCATTCGTCGCACGTCTGAACGGCGCCGCAATCGCGGCACAGGACGGCCGACGCAGAGCCACGCCGGTTGATCACGAGGATGCCCCGCTCGCCCTCGGCCGACCGGAGATCGCGGATCGCCACCTCGAGCCGGCGGGAGATGAGACCGCGGTTCCCGGCCGCGAGTTCGGCTCGCAGGTCGACGATCTCGATCGTCGGCGGCGCGCCCGCAGGGCGCAGCGGCAGGACGACGCGCCGGTAGGTCCCGTCGCGGACCCGCCCCATCGTCTCGACCGCGGGGGTCGCCGAGCCGAGGACGCAGGCAGCGCGAGCAAGCCGGGCGACGGCGACGGCCGTGTCACGGGCCTGGAGCCGGGGCGTCCGGTCGCTCTTGTACGCGCCGTCGTGCTCCTCGTCGACGATGACGAGGCCGACCTCGGCGAGCGGCGCGACCACGGCGAGGCGGGTGCCGACGACGATGTCGATCTCGCCGCGTCGGATCCTCCGCCACTCGTCGGCTCGCTCACCTTCACCGAGGCCGGAATGGACGAGCGCGATCTCGGCGTCGAGGTCGCGGCGGAGTCGGTCGACCAGTGGCAGCGCGAGGGCGACCTCCGGGACGAGGATAAGGACGGGTCGGCCCGCGTCGAGACAGGCGCCGATCGCCTCCACGTAGACGGCGGTCTTGCCGCCCCCGGTCACGCCGTCGAGGACGAGCGGTGTCGGGTCGCCCTCGGCGATGGCGGCCCGGATGCGGTCGAGGGCGGTCCCCTGCGGGCCGGTGAGGTCCGATCCGGACGGTCGGGCGCCACGGTGCCCGGGCCGGCGGCGGGCGAGTGGTCGTCGCTCGACCGCGACGACGGAGATCGCCACGAGACCCCGCCGCGCGAGGCTCGTGACGGTCGAGGCTCCGACACCCGCGCTCGTTCCCGCGGTCGGACGGCCGCCGTCAATGGAGCGATCCCCCTCCAGTGCCACGAGGAGCTCGATCTGGTGCGGACCGAGTGGTCGCCCGGGCGGTCGGACGCCCGCGGCCAGGTTCGCCGCCGCGACGCGGCCGTCGTCCGTGAGACGCATCCGCCGCTCGAAGCGGGGACCGGCCCCAGCCGTGGTGAGCGTCCAGTCGAGGGTCACCCGGCCGCTTGCCTCGAGGGTCCGAAGACGGCGGATCAGGGCGGCCCGGCCACTCGGCGTCTCGAGGTCGCGGACGACCCGCGGCGCGAAGCCGATCCGATCGAGGAGCTCGCGGTCCGTTCCGTCCACCGCTTCCATGCCGGCGTCGTCGCCGTCGCCGCCCGCGCCTTCGCCCCCGGGCGTCCGCTCGACGACGAGCTCGAGGCGCTCGAGCATGCCCGGCGGGAGCATCGCCCGGATGACGAGCGACGTCGGAGCGAGATACCGCTCGGCGATCCAGCGGGCGAGCTCCACACTTCGCGCCGGCAGGAGTGGGCCGTCCGTCCGGACCCGATCGATGATCGGCTTGCTGACGATGCCCGGCGCCATCGCACCAGGGCCGAGCACGATCCCGAGCGCGTGGCGCCGCCCGAACTCGACGAGGACTGCCTCTCCGGCCTCGAGTCCATCGAGGGCGGGCGGGACGGCGTAGGTGTACGCCCGGTCTGCGGATCCCCCGGCCGCGTCGATCGCGACCTCGACGAGCGGCCGCTGCGTCGGCGTCGCGGCCGGGTCACGGCGCAGCTCCTCGTCCGACATCACGGGAGCGCCGTCAGACGACCACCGGTTGGCGACCGGGACGTGCGCGCTCGGTCGCGATGATCTCGTCGATCCGCTCGGCGGTCCACTCCACCTGGCCGGTCTCGTTGACGACCACATGGTCGTAGTCCTCCTGGCGGGCGAGTTCGATCGCGGCGTTCCGCTGCCGGAGCTCGAGTTCGTCGGCGGTCTCCGTGGCTCGGGTCCGCAGGCGGTGGAAGAGTGCCTCGAGGGACGGTGGGACGAGGAAGATGAGGAGCGCCTCCGCGACCCGCTCCTTGACGATCTGGGCGCCCTGCACGTCGATCTTGAGGATGACGTCGCGACCGGCGGCGAGCGCCTCGCGCACCTCCGTCCGCGG
This region includes:
- a CDS encoding Asp23/Gls24 family envelope stress response protein; its protein translation is MDERVPYHGSVRVPTEPRVLIVMVHRPATGRSVVTRRAIEEIVAAAVRHSYGVVGFADRGIRASVVRRVTGREPGIDIAIDGSLRIGLALEVASGLPVAEVARQVDSAVRYAVRRDLRREVGVVSITVAGLEYRPGRIPEVPVATPTDTASESSPAADAGTVVGGAA
- the fmt gene encoding methionyl-tRNA formyltransferase; translated protein: MSEPAGVVFFGSGGFAVPILERLATSPGIRLVGVVTIPERPSGRGGVLRPAPVRVRADDLGLPIIAPTTLRDPGVAAAIAELRPDVGVLADYGLIVPLTILDLLGHGILNVHPSLLPRWRGASPIPAAILAGDPETGVTIIAMDAGIDTGPIVAAERWPLTGRERAPEVEVHAARVGVALVGRTLGPWLAGALVPHVQDAAAATMTRPLRRADGRLDPTVPARDLERRVRAFDPWPGTHLETSVGRLIVRRVEVIPETGEHDRPPVGTLVAATAGLELVTVEGRLRLEEVQPAGGRPMTGSAFARGRPAVAGGRVV
- the gmk gene encoding guanylate kinase yields the protein MTGPPVPLLVIVSGPSGVGKDTILDALKRRPHHPDYHYVVTCTTRAPRPGELPDRSYHFLSRERFVELRDAGELLEANEVHGNWYGTPRTEVREALAAGRDVILKIDVQGAQIVKERVAEALLIFLVPPSLEALFHRLRTRATETADELELRQRNAAIELARQEDYDHVVVNETGQVEWTAERIDEIIATERARPGRQPVVV
- the priA gene encoding primosomal protein N', which produces MMSDEELRRDPAATPTQRPLVEVAIDAAGGSADRAYTYAVPPALDGLEAGEAVLVEFGRRHALGIVLGPGAMAPGIVSKPIIDRVRTDGPLLPARSVELARWIAERYLAPTSLVIRAMLPPGMLERLELVVERTPGGEGAGGDGDDAGMEAVDGTDRELLDRIGFAPRVVRDLETPSGRAALIRRLRTLEASGRVTLDWTLTTAGAGPRFERRMRLTDDGRVAAANLAAGVRPPGRPLGPHQIELLVALEGDRSIDGGRPTAGTSAGVGASTVTSLARRGLVAISVVAVERRPLARRRPGHRGARPSGSDLTGPQGTALDRIRAAIAEGDPTPLVLDGVTGGGKTAVYVEAIGACLDAGRPVLILVPEVALALPLVDRLRRDLDAEIALVHSGLGEGERADEWRRIRRGEIDIVVGTRLAVVAPLAEVGLVIVDEEHDGAYKSDRTPRLQARDTAVAVARLARAACVLGSATPAVETMGRVRDGTYRRVVLPLRPAGAPPTIEIVDLRAELAAGNRGLISRRLEVAIRDLRSAEGERGILVINRRGSASAVLCRDCGAVQTCDECARPLVFHQAGMSLRCHHCGRAAPLATRCPACGSPRIRYLGGGTQRVEAEVRSRFPGLRVGRLDRDVVERRGGAERVVDAFTDGRLDLLIGTSLVTKGFDIPEVALVGVVSADIALNLPDERSAERTYQLLTQAAGRAGRGDRPGVAIIQTYQPDHPAIRAVAEGDAAAFYDAELTARRRYGAPPFGRYVKLTVGLPDPTVAEAMATATADRLRILAAERRLSVEVIGPAPAYIARRAGRWRWNVVLRGTDPVALLDGGLGPAWSVDVDPETLL
- a CDS encoding ribulose-phosphate 3-epimerase, producing the protein MAEGRARVAASILDADFGNLANAIRRAERAGTDRFHLDAMDGHFVPNLTFGAKTIKALRRRTELPFDAHLMITDPGRYLDEYLEAGCDSITIHVEIDEPIEPTLRAIHAAGRAAGLAIKPATPLTALEPYAELLDIVMIMTIEPGFGGQPFMRDIAAGKLLAARRYLRHRAHGGEIHVDGGVNRETAEFVGAQGTDILAVGSALWVKGHDMAREIRLIRTLADEGYQFSLNDGKAPVSRDRWTPFVRLPRPIAARAMADIEEGGIPVIMLRGDGPAGADGERDYDLSVPLAAEPLVEERFGAARAAWLDEARAWREAR
- the rlmN gene encoding 23S rRNA (adenine(2503)-C(2))-methyltransferase RlmN; this encodes MTSILTPPPAPGPHVETDRPGLAGVHPAALAAWLAENGAPAYRLAQLGEAFWRRHALVAADLHPLPGALRERIAGAYRLDTLEATEVLPSDGGATEKALHRLDDGALVESVLMHYPPRVGRRERHTVCISSQVGCAVGCPFCATGELGFGRDLTTAEIVDQVRAAARRLAADGRVVTNVVFMGMGEPLLNLDRVLEAVQALADPERFGLGARHITVSTSGVVPGIRRLTALGARFTLAVSLHAARDSLRDVLVPLNRRWPVAEVVSAARDHAAATGRRISYEYTMIAGVNDTPADADALATLLQGDLAHVNLIPMNPVAHTPWTASPMQTIEAFAGLVAAAGIPVTIRRNRGQEIGAACGQLAAEHAGEPPARAVGRRRELLVIASAAALRGERSREPSPVVDDGSGRGGSRVAVAADAP
- the def gene encoding peptide deformylase, yielding MSVRPIVLLGDPRLRLQGLPVDSFGRSLHELLDDLTESMRHAPGVGLAAPQLGEPLRVCVIEVEDQLHELINPAIVRATGDDRDLEGCLSIPGYVAYITRRERVWVVAQNRFGREVRVAGSGLLGRALQHELDHLDGKLYIDYLDSMDELIAVGPGDEDEQIEARATALA
- a CDS encoding 50S ribosomal protein L28 — translated: MRTSMARACAICAKVSMGGYNPQSSGMNRVRAHRRYQPNLQPLLVSEGGVVSRRLVCTRCRRTQLKNVR